In Candidatus Cloacimonadota bacterium, a single genomic region encodes these proteins:
- a CDS encoding sulfite exporter TauE/SafE family protein: MNVTQLILGFLIFFSAAMLQGITGFGFSLLAVPLLTFFLPPKIVIPIMLLLSIPLNIAVIFSHLKSVNFRKISLILFAGIIGMPIGTYFLVNVNDWIIKLGIGLLIITFGGLLLLGFQKKFKHEKITRLIIGFASGILGGAVSMSGPPIVLFLANNQERKNTFRVNLALYYFCLNLFIIPIYVLNNLLTPQVFSLSLTFLPALILGVIFGNLFAKKLPENTFRKITLILLLIMGFMAVISSFKIG; encoded by the coding sequence ATGAATGTGACTCAGCTGATTCTCGGATTTCTGATATTTTTCTCGGCTGCAATGCTTCAGGGGATTACCGGATTCGGTTTTTCGCTATTGGCAGTTCCCCTATTGACTTTTTTTCTTCCCCCAAAAATTGTAATCCCAATTATGCTTTTACTTTCAATTCCCCTAAACATTGCCGTTATTTTTTCCCATTTGAAATCAGTTAACTTTCGCAAAATTTCTCTCATCCTTTTCGCCGGAATTATTGGAATGCCCATTGGTACATATTTTTTGGTGAATGTCAACGATTGGATAATAAAATTGGGAATCGGTTTACTAATTATCACTTTTGGCGGATTATTGCTTTTGGGGTTTCAAAAAAAATTTAAACATGAAAAGATTACCCGATTAATCATCGGTTTTGCCAGCGGAATACTGGGAGGTGCAGTTTCAATGAGCGGTCCGCCGATTGTTCTTTTCCTTGCAAATAATCAGGAGAGGAAAAACACTTTTCGCGTCAATCTTGCACTTTATTATTTCTGCCTTAATTTATTTATAATCCCAATCTACGTTTTGAACAATTTGCTTACTCCCCAAGTTTTCAGCCTAAGTCTCACTTTTTTACCTGCTTTGATCTTGGGAGTAATATTTGGAAATTTATTTGCAAAGAAATTACCGGAAAATACTTTCCGAAAGATCACTTTGATATTATTGCTAATTATGGGCTTTATGGCTGTGATTAGTAGCTTCAAAATTGGGTAA
- a CDS encoding radical SAM protein encodes MSKINKHYRNIKTAIRKSKLPDWYFCSKYSLSPYMACEHACKYCDGRAEKYYVKGDYEKDIVIRRNLPEQLSKEIIKLREPGIIFIGSGISDSYQPVEKEEKIMQHCAKIFVENNFPVGILTKSALIQRDIDLWKKVHEKNGFLLMISLTTLDDDIRQIFEPNASSVTERLGTIKKFKSAGIPVGVAAMPILPFIQDSEKDLNKLFAKFSELKVDFVMPGSLTLRPGIQKEVYLRTIQKQYPQFLAKYEDLYSDDFQSGVWHKEYRQKAYKIFHKVSNEFSFPIYAPHYIYKNKFSLYDELYILLKNMTDLYELKNQPTPRLEYSVNNYNRWLKKEKQYFNRNRSLHYSQLEEKLKYLLKFGKLYDIIRNKKLINFISEIILERKTFDYKTLKLISVHP; translated from the coding sequence ATGTCAAAAATAAACAAGCATTATCGTAACATCAAAACAGCGATCAGAAAATCAAAATTACCTGATTGGTATTTTTGCTCTAAATATAGTTTATCACCCTATATGGCTTGTGAACATGCGTGCAAATACTGCGACGGTAGAGCAGAGAAATATTATGTAAAAGGTGATTATGAAAAGGATATTGTAATTCGTCGGAATCTTCCGGAACAACTTTCAAAAGAGATTATCAAATTGCGAGAACCCGGAATAATATTTATCGGATCAGGCATAAGCGATTCGTATCAGCCTGTGGAAAAAGAAGAGAAAATAATGCAGCATTGTGCAAAAATATTCGTGGAAAATAACTTTCCAGTGGGAATTTTAACTAAATCCGCTTTGATCCAAAGAGATATTGATCTTTGGAAAAAAGTCCACGAGAAAAATGGTTTCCTCCTCATGATTTCTCTTACAACCCTTGATGACGATATTCGACAAATTTTTGAACCGAATGCGAGCTCGGTAACAGAAAGATTGGGGACTATTAAAAAATTCAAATCTGCTGGAATTCCTGTAGGAGTTGCAGCCATGCCGATTCTTCCCTTTATTCAAGACTCGGAAAAAGATCTGAATAAATTATTTGCAAAATTTTCAGAACTTAAAGTTGATTTTGTTATGCCGGGCAGTTTAACCTTGCGTCCCGGAATTCAAAAAGAAGTTTATCTGAGAACTATTCAAAAACAGTATCCTCAATTTTTAGCCAAATATGAGGACCTTTATAGTGACGATTTTCAATCAGGTGTCTGGCATAAAGAGTACCGACAAAAAGCCTATAAAATATTCCATAAAGTCTCCAACGAATTTTCTTTCCCGATTTATGCACCTCATTATATTTATAAGAATAAATTTTCGCTGTATGACGAACTTTATATCCTGCTGAAAAACATGACCGATCTATATGAATTAAAAAATCAGCCGACACCAAGGCTCGAATATAGCGTCAATAATTATAATCGTTGGTTAAAAAAAGAAAAGCAATATTTCAATCGAAATCGCTCATTACATTATTCTCAATTGGAAGAAAAACTTAAATACCTGCTTAAATTTGGAAAATTGTACGATATTATACGCAATAAAAAATTGATAAACTTTATAAGTGAAATAATTCTTGAACGAAAAACTTTTGATTACAAAACATTGAAATTAATTAGTGTTCATCCGTAA
- a CDS encoding FKBP-type peptidyl-prolyl cis-trans isomerase: MKNPYAKLLSIFLLITLSSFSILLAQESMASSENADFITTDSGLKYKIIKTSEGEIPTSGDRVEVNYEGKLADGTVFDSSYNRGEPITFTLGKGRVIKGWDEGIALLHIGEKAVFIIPPDLGYGNQPVGPIPANSTLTFEVELMNILPQIIVEEYDIAGKEIHETDSGLMYIIVKEGEGTQAENGKTVSVQYSGYLEDGTMFDSSVKRGQPISFPLGIGQVIPGWEEGISLMKKGAKYRLIIPSNLAYGSNGIEGVIPPNASLTFDVELVDVK; encoded by the coding sequence ATGAAAAATCCATATGCAAAATTATTGAGTATTTTTTTACTGATAACATTGTCCTCGTTTTCAATCCTGCTTGCTCAGGAAAGCATGGCTAGCTCTGAAAACGCAGATTTCATCACAACTGATTCCGGTTTAAAATACAAAATTATCAAAACAAGCGAGGGTGAAATACCCACATCCGGTGATCGAGTTGAAGTCAATTACGAAGGCAAATTAGCTGACGGAACCGTGTTTGACAGTTCATACAATCGAGGTGAGCCCATAACATTCACTCTCGGTAAAGGTAGAGTTATCAAAGGTTGGGATGAAGGAATTGCCCTTCTCCATATTGGAGAAAAAGCCGTATTTATCATTCCACCGGACTTGGGTTATGGAAATCAGCCGGTTGGTCCGATTCCAGCAAATTCCACGCTTACTTTTGAAGTGGAATTAATGAATATTCTCCCTCAAATCATTGTTGAAGAATACGATATCGCAGGAAAAGAAATTCATGAAACCGATTCGGGATTAATGTATATTATTGTAAAAGAGGGCGAAGGAACTCAGGCAGAGAATGGCAAAACTGTTTCCGTTCAATATTCAGGTTATCTCGAAGATGGCACCATGTTCGATTCTTCTGTAAAACGGGGACAACCCATCTCGTTTCCGCTTGGTATCGGGCAAGTTATCCCCGGCTGGGAAGAGGGAATTTCTTTGATGAAAAAAGGAGCAAAATATCGTTTGATCATTCCATCAAATTTGGCCTATGGATCAAATGGCATTGAGGGCGTTATCCCTCCGAATGCAAGCCTAACTTTTGATGTTGAATTGGTTGATGTAAAATAA